AGCTCCATATTGTAGCCAATCTAAGTTCAATCAACCCTCTTACTACatgaaagaaatagaaaaaaaatctgcaAAACCAACTACGCGGTTACAAGAAACACAATCATCCCTCTTCAAACTTATACAACCTCCGAATGTAAATCTTCCAAGTAAGGGTAGGCACGAATCAGATATCTcgattttcgaaaaaaaaattagacacgaatcagatatcttgattttcaaaaaaaaattatgatgcaATTTATTTAGTACaggttattaattttttatctgTCTTCGATTTCCGAGTATCTGAAAAACTATAACTTACACTGGATTTTGTTTTGATCCATAcaactgaaaaaaacaaaaattattacacaataataatattttagagcATAAGAACAACAATAACATGTTACCAGTCCAAACCTAGACAATCGGTATGACAAATGCTTTTATTACAAGCAAATGaccaaatttgtttttataattctaGCACAATATGTACTGGTCTCGATTTTCTATTTCAGCTTTcacatataataaataaaattaaactacatcttctttcttttttgttaaattaCGAAGATGATAATTCAAGCTATAAAAATGTGAAACTCTTAGAAAAACGTGTTAGTTATTCTTAACTTAGGCTTCAACTATATCAAAGtgaaataaaatcataaaaataaatataaaccatttttatatatttttaatttaaattttatatcctttaaaaaaaatgttagtagTTCTTTCAACTCAAACCAACAAATTGTAATAAAATGTACAGTATAATCTTAGAAaacaaatgaattttattatgttcaatttagagtaatttttcaaataatttataaattttaaatatgaaataattttattataaactcATCCGTCCGTGGAGCGGACTAATCTCTAgtctatctatctatttatgtAAATAAAGTTGGATTGCCTCTCTTATCACGCGTGTACGTCATCAGTTTGATATGAGCACTTTTTGACACCTGGCACTAACTAAACCATCCCGCGTCTAAATTAAATTTCGAGTTATTCCGGTCTACTAATGCACCTCTCCAGAATTGGGCTTCTATTACATATTGCGATTGGCCCTTTGGAAACCATTATGAAAAGCCTATCATAGTATTaggtttcttcttcctctccacgCATGCGAGCTTCTTCGAGTAGCAAACGAAATTCGCAGAAGCTAAATCGGCAATCCGATCTCCGTAACGTCTCAACCTTCCGTTAATGCGTGCCTAACTCCAAATTTTTCGTGATTATCGCTCTTCGTACACCGCAGCAAATGGCCGAAGCTTCAAGTCTAAATATCTCACCCTTCAACGATGGACAGCGCAACTCAAACACGACCCAGAAGAATATTTTGTTCTAACACCCGATTCCGACGATGgcgacttcatacactctccttgTCGATTCGAAAGCCGGTTGCTGCTCTAACACTGCGGAGGTTCGTTCAGATTTGTTATCCTCATTGtaatttgtgtgtgtgtgtgtgtctatAGTTTGTAGATTGTGGTTTAGTGGATCAACATGGATTTTCAAGGAACAAAATCAGGGTAATCGATGACAATATACCTCctctttcttaaaaaaaaaaaatcattagtttATATACCTCTCAAACCATCAGAGGAGGACTTAAATCAATGGCCTGACAGGTATAGGTAAACCATCATCATGCATTTTATGCTCTTTATCTTTATATATTCTGAATTCTGTGTGTGTGTTTCCTTTTTGGCGTTCCGGGTTTCACTTGCTATAGATGGCGACTCAACATTGATTTCTTTAGAAACGTCAAAGGCAAGCCCTCAGATTGAAGGGTTAGAAACATTTGACTACTTGGAGAACCtcagaaaaaaattcttttgacAGAACAAGGCGACAGTAAAAACCTTTGAATCTGAGGTATGGATGTAAACATTGATAGTGAAGAACAAGTATCGTTGGTTAACGCATATCAGAAAGTTACTTTTTTATATCAGATGGACCGGGCTTACCTTGGATCGCCCAAAGTCGTAGCAGTTCTGGACCATGAATGGAAAAGAACATATGTTACGGGAAAAGAAGGACTTCTAGACACGGTAAAGAATCATATACCGTGATATGGGTTTCATTAGTTATGATAGTGATGATGCAGTTGTATGAAAACCATGGGAGAACTCAAAAACTATGGTGGATTTAGGGGACGATAAGTACAAAAGCATACTTTGTGTGGATGTTAATTACTTTGAACCAATGAGAAGAAGGATCAGCCGGCTTATATTAATCGCTGTTAAGTCCAGTTTCTGCTTTGATCAACTTGAACTATAGAGCAAAGGATTCAGATTCTGTATGTTTAAGAATTCCATCCTAAAAAATATCAAGCTTATTCCTCTGCACGATCTTTGCACATTTTTATACTGCAACATTGGAAAAACAGAATTGTTTCTTCTctattttgttttcatgtttgtCCTCATTTTCTCAGTAGGGAAGTTTATTAGCCGGTGAGTTCTTACCCCGGTCTTGGTGATGTAGAGACTAAACAAAAAGCCTCtgttatttttataatgtataaaatcatagatattGTGTTTTCATTACGAACTTTGAATTTGGGAAAATTAGCAGCCAACGAACTCATTGACACAATACTTCAAGAAATTAACAGGATCTCATCTAACTGTTAACAAGAAATTAATGAATACCtattaccaaaaaataatacataatcaaaatgaaaaattcaagaATAATTGTCggacaacaaaaaaataacataaaacaaataaaacaataaacaaacaaaatatatcgAAATAAATGTGATAAAAGAAAACTCTTATGTTATGAATTCCGAAAAATCTTTAATCGCAgatttaatattgatatgaaataaataaaacataatatttgtACAACACAAAAAGGAGGTAGCgctcaaatatatatatgctaagcCATAACTAACCGAGTTGGATCAGTCTCTCATATGTTTTCACGAAAAATTGCAGTTACAGACTCTGAGGGACAACGACCATGGTAACATGAGAGGTATCTTTCCAGTTTCCACCACACCTGTTCAATGGTAAAAACCAGCTAGAGGTAAAATAATCTGTTTACAATGCTCATTTTGTCTCAGCACCAATCTTGAGATTGAGGTTTTGCATATCGTGTTTGGCAGAAAATTAGGGGAAGGTTGCGAGGCAAGCTAAGAAGCATTTCAGAGACCTCAAAAAGTTTCAAATCAGAACTTAGGCAAGTGGACTTCGCACAACTTCAACTATTTCTTTTGTACGGAGACCCTCCAAACTCTGTTTAACAATCATTTCCTCATTCTTAAATTGCAGGCCTACAACCGATAGTTCAGCCTGCGGAAGTTGTTCTTTTGCTAGCTGAGGAGAATGAAGTACCACATGTTCTGGAGGTGCAACTTCTTAAACAATAGCGCATCAAATTAgctcaaatgaaaaaaaaaatgaagtagaGAGGTAAAAGCTACCAACCAACTATTATCCGCCACCTGATTTCATACACTTATTTAAAACATGCACACAACTCATCACAAGATAATGCTAAAGCAAAGAGAGCTTTAAGGATTCAAATTAGGACGTTTACACAGGGGAGGAagaatacaacaacaaaaaactccTCACCtttaaaaaacaatacaaatctCAAAAGCTATCATGCTTGcttcaaattttaaacttatacaAATATCTCAAGTTAATGGTGATTATCTCTGCGTTTACTTAGCAGATAATTCTGCGCAATGTTGAGATTCTCCAGGTATGCATCTATTATGCTACAGGAAATCCGCCGAGATGAATCCCACATTCCCACTCGCAGGACCAAACTAAAATATCTTTCAAAAGTTAGCTCAAGTAAGCCCAGACGCCACCCGCACACACAAAAAATATACTTGACTTAAGAAACTCTCAGCCTCACTTGAGAACATACTCATCTGCATGCACCCTAACAAGGCGAAGCAGAGCTAGCTATTAGACGTACCTACACCCAACGCCATGGTAAAGAAGCCTCCTCGGGCCAACGGCTTGAAAGCATCAGACTCAAGTAAAACAAACACtatacaaaactaaaatagataatatataatcACCGGAAAAAAATGTTACACacataacaatcaaacaaccatgacaaaactataaaataaaatacattaagtcaTCATACCAACTttacataaagaaaaacacatgaaaaccaaataaatgggaaaaataattaacaacagtataaaaaatagtagttattCTTACTTTAAATTTTCTTCAATGTCAAATTGAAATGAAAATCAAATAGGAATATGAATCATTACATTTTCCataagttttaatttaataatttttgttctctaacaaaaacacaaaaaaacaatGTTAGTGATCTTTTTTGTAACTTATGTTAGTGGTCTTTTCaattcaaaccaaaaattttaataacaattTGATCTTAGAATAAAAAAcagattatatttattattttcaatacaaaGTAAATtccaaatgttttataaaattttaaaaatattttaatatagaatAGCTTTAATGTAAACTTACGGGCGGACCAACCCTAGTAAGGTATAAAGGATTCAATTCAAACTTTTGTTGATACAGGCAGCTACTGATTCAATATTCATTCCCATAAAACGACAATCATAGTTACACTTGATGTTTTCTTCATGTGGACGCTTCCATTTTCACATTTGGGTTAAGTTGGCTCTGGAGTTTACTTGTTTTTTAGGTGAAACGACTGTTATCTTCAGTTCCCTTTTTACTTCTGATGAAGATTTCGACTTTTCCAAATCCTCCCCATAGTCCAAATGGGTAGTTTTTGAAGAAAGGGTGAAAGATTTTGATTGGTAGCACAAGCCTGGACCTCCCCAATATGatcttcaaaacttttatctttttattttattttatttcaatacTCTGTTTTATAGTCTTCGAGATTTTGCtattttatgggtttttagATTTTCTACTATCCAAACACACCTATAAATGAACATTTTATAACTTGATTAATTAGTttgattgtttaaaaaaaaaagaaaagaaaagatctATTACCACTTAACttgaatacaaataaaaatgaaaagatgAATACGAACATTCGAAAGAATGCTGGAAAACAGATATTACTTCTCAAGTAACAATTGGCGATTCAATTATTGATAAAGAAGACAAAACACACAACATAACTCATGGAAACTATTTAAAGCAGCCATGtcgaaatacataattaaagagaagatcaaacaattaaaagaaaacatagagTGGGAAATGGAGAGATGAACAACAGATTAAGTCGTGGAATCAAGGGTGAGGATGGTGCTGAGGTTCATGGGATGCATGTACTCGGGAGAACCGTTGAGGATTTGTTGAGCAATGATTCTACTTGCTTTCTCTGATGGATGAAAAGGATCCCAAAAGGCGAAGAGATCTCTGTTTGGGCAGAGATTTGATAACGGTGTGCATAGTCCTATCCCATTATACGGTCCTTGTCCACAACACGCCACCTTTGACGTTACGAATCCTGCAGTTAGAACATAAATATCAAACCAAAACCGAACTTAGTAAAACACTAAAAGTACACTTAACcaatatttatgaaattaaaagagTGGATACCACACAAAAATGAATCTTGCCACTACTGGCTAAGAAATCAGCGTTTGAATTTACAGATgtgaaataaaacataaaatacaaaCTTTCTTTGAGAAATATCCAGTTCtattaaatttatgatttattgtaaaaaaaattataatataagatatataaaaaagatatttttttggaacgattatattatatgatattaactaaaattttgtttctcttttaatttattttaaaattcaataccTAGTAAAACCGAACCCAAACGAAACTTTTCCAACTATTTTATACTCCCTCCGATCCTAAATGATagactttttagtattttcacacatattaagaaaacacattaaactaccttaataaatgtatcgttttctgtaattttcaattttcaataatttttaaccaatagtaatttaataaagtcaattaatttttttgaagtttacaattttatcatagaaaacagaaaaaatacatctttctgaaacaaatttttttctaaaaaatctatcATTAAAGAACGgagggaatatatatatatatatatatatatatatatatatataagtctaTGTTCTTGTTCGAAATATGATTGCTAAACCttcttaagaaaataaatgtttCCAAAACCATATACCGATAAATCAATACCAACAAATCTAAATATCACCCTTAAACCAATTTTTAAACCTCAAATATTAACCTGCTTTGTAAAATGTATTGATAATTAAATTGGAAATAAAGACATATACCATATGCTTCTGGGTCGCTGATAAAGTCCATGTGCATTTGTTGAGTATTAGCGGCAATGAAAGCCGAAGATCCAACTTCATTGTTGAGGTCGTTGATCATCTGAACAAGCTGTGGGTTGAATAGCGATGCGGCTCGTTGTAGTTCCGTAGAACACTCGCCGCTGCGGCTACGTTGAGCCAGCTCGGCCGGGACGCAGCCCATCGGCCCTGTCCCAGTCACCAGGACACGTCGAGCACCCAAATCgtacattttctataaaaacaATATGGATTTGTATATAAGACGCAATGCAGTTTCAAAATCCATTTGATTTTGTTAAGTATAAGAATTGGTGAGAAATTTAATGGATGATTTTGGCCTCTATGTAAATAAACAAACCCGTAAAACTTTGCGATACTCAGAAACGACATAGACAACGTAGTCGGGGAGAGAGAATTGACGAGATCTTGCGGAGAAAGGGACCAAGTAGTAGTTGTTGACGAAATCGTTGCCTCCTAGTGTTATTAGACCAAGTGCTCCGTTAACGAGCCGCTCCATCTCTTCTTCTCCGACCAATCCACTCACTCGTACTTTGTACTGCTCGAAGTACTCTAACTGCTTCGTGATCCGAATTATGTTCAACTGCATTGAAGTTACCAGAAGACCCCTTGTTATCAAAAAGTGCCTTAACTTAGCTGCTAGGATACATTAAGGGACTCTTGTAAAACTATAACTTACAAACTGGATACCGGTGTCGTTAAGGATTCCAATACCAGCGGAAGCGAAGTTGGCACCGATCAGGAGCTTGTCTTTCTTCAACATAGGACTCAGGTAAGGCAATGGAGACGCTTGACCCAAATGCTCACCTATAATAAATATCATCATATTATTactgttttatttttggtaatatttgAAGTGTTAAAAGACTAAGGAAGCTTACTGATGAGATCTGGAATGTTAAGACCATTGGAGAATCTGCCGGTGGGAAGGTGAGTTGGGAAGTCGATACCGTAAGGGTAGTTATCGGCACGAGCAGTGGTCACTAGAAAGTCATTGTTACCATTGTCCACGAGGGAATCTCCAAACACTAGGAAAGCCCTTGCGTTGGCTTGCAGCACAAGTAAGCTCATCATTTGCAGGCAAACCCCAAGTAGTGCAACATTAGCCACCGAGTTCGTCATTGTTATACTAAACGGCTAAAAAGTTGTATAATCTATGTGTATGAGGTTGTGAACTCTGTTTAGGTGTTTGCGTGGAGATGGGATGAGTAAGGGTACAAGATTCtgatgtgtgtatatatacgTGCACATGTTGAAAGTAGTGGAGAGAAAAAGAGGCATTAATGGAGGTCTTCACCAGCTTTTACCAAATGGTGTTAGATTTTAAATGGAGACAACCAAAATGTACTAGAGTTGTCATTTTGGTTGGGAATAAATATGTGCCGGTAAAGATGGTAAAAACCTTttaaaatccaaatttaaaaatCCGAATCATCAAACTCTTGGAATCTCATTCGAGTCCCGtaagtatatattcatattAGATTTAATACGATGGAAAAATTATCTTCTTTGCATATATTCTAGCAACTCTATTAGCAATTAAAAAACATGCGTCTTCGATGAATTAGGAAAAAAAAGTTCACGAAGAAGCCTTCGACATCTACATGTGAGTTAGTTTTTCTTCTAAGTCTAGGGAAATGTCACATTTTGTAGGTTATTAGGTTGGTAACTCATATCGACGTTATATACTACGAATTTAGATAATGATTTAATGCATGTTCCTATAAAAGTATTTCAAGTCTTAGTTCAAATTTTGGGTCACATGAAATCTCTTCGTGAAATAAGACAATAACAAATTCTCTCTTATTTTATGCTAAGATGCAAGAGATataaagaaagacaaaaaatatAGGTAGTCTAATATAATGCTGTCGAGAGCTTTATTAGTATGTTCTTCATGTTGATTGAATGATTgactcaaagaaaaaaaaatgaaagatttAAAATGATATGACAAAAGCAAAGAAGCAGAACTAATCATGACCAAAAGAAAAtgactaaaacaaaaaaaataactacTATGGCTCGGACTCTAGTCGATGATATGTCATGGAAGATGTCGGATAAGTGATctgttttgataatattttgaggTTCCGATGTTCTCATtgaggtgtttttgatgctttggATGCCTTTTCATGTCAAATAAATATGCATATTTTTGTTAGTTTGAGACTGAGAGCGTTCTTGATGTTCAAGCGTGCAAAATCATCGATTAAGTCTTATATCAGGTCAGGTGTTTTGGCTTTTCTTGGAGGTTGTTTACTTCTAGGGTGGCTCTGAACGTGGATTCAAGGTTCACTGTGCTTACGACGAGGGTCTCTATTGCCGTGTTAAACCGTTCTCTTTGAACGTGTAAATGTTATTAGAGCCTTCTTGACCTTGAGTATATATTAGTCTAGTTTTGGGATCAATATCTAGGGGTGGGCACAAGCTGGATACTTGGTATTTTCAGTATACTTGGTACTCTGCTTGGTTTGTAcgagtaaattttttttacttgtatTTGGTTTGTTAAAAACGAATACTTGCAGTTTTAAATACTTGCGAAAAATGACGGATTTGCAAGTTACttgctttattttatttcttgttaTTTGTAAATCACTCGCAAGTTACTTGAAAATTATTGGTAAATTACTTACTAATTCGTTGGAATTCAAAACTAAATAACTTTATTACTTATAGACAATATCTCATtgtttttactatattttagttaattcaaaaaacataatatataagaaagaaaaaactccaagatacttatataaatatatcttatatttttgattcaCTTATGAACATGAAAATATAAACAAGTTATTTTACTATGATTTAGGAAAATGTATCTTTGATCATTAAAAAAACGAGTAACAACTCAAACAACGCCAAGTAGTTACTTTTACTTTAATACTTGATATTTGACTTGTACTTGCGAATAATTTAAATAGATTACTTGATATTTGACTTGGTCAAACCAAGTACTCGACTTTACAAGACAAATATCGACCTAGTAGCGAGTACGGGCCGAGTAACGAGTACTTGTGTCCATCCCTAAATCCTCATGTACTGTAAACTTTGTAAGATCATCTCCAatccaaatttatttttttctttatatttttctctgaaatagaataactctattttagagacaAACCATTGGAACAAAGTTAGTTTAtgtagaggaaaatatagaggaaaaatAGAGTTGTATTTGATATGCTCTAAAACTTTATTATCATGTTTGACAACATgctttatataaattaaaaatttgtagTTTTATTGACA
The window above is part of the Brassica napus cultivar Da-Ae chromosome C8, Da-Ae, whole genome shotgun sequence genome. Proteins encoded here:
- the LOC106414292 gene encoding GDSL esterase/lipase At5g33370; amino-acid sequence: MTNSVANVALLGVCLQMMSLLVLQANARAFLVFGDSLVDNGNNDFLVTTARADNYPYGIDFPTHLPTGRFSNGLNIPDLISEHLGQASPLPYLSPMLKKDKLLIGANFASAGIGILNDTGIQFLNIIRITKQLEYFEQYKVRVSGLVGEEEMERLVNGALGLITLGGNDFVNNYYLVPFSARSRQFSLPDYVVYVVSEYRKVLRKMYDLGARRVLVTGTGPMGCVPAELAQRSRSGECSTELQRAASLFNPQLVQMINDLNNEVGSSAFIAANTQQMHMDFISDPEAYGFVTSKVACCGQGPYNGIGLCTPLSNLCPNRDLFAFWDPFHPSEKASRIIAQQILNGSPEYMHPMNLSTILTLDSTT